One window of the Tissierella sp. genome contains the following:
- the fliY gene encoding flagellar motor switch phosphatase FliY: protein MASDMLSQEEIDALLKGDSNNDVKVDFYEDEDDNENNIDNNNEDILSILEIDALGEIGNISMGTAATTLSTLLNKKVSITTPKVIITTADDLADEYKLPLVAIDVSYKAGLQGSNVLILDSNDAKIITDLMMGKDDFDTTRELTELDLSAVSEAMNQMMGSASTSLSEMFMKKIDIEPPRSLEMTLAEGKNQIDLLSSNSSIIKISFKMVIGDIIDSNIMQLIPLEFGKHLVDSLMSTSSSNNDVVVPDFISEPENISFKEPSLANKEEKRHNISQNYSRPVDRTTNVGYNGISRKEEKVIITKPEFQTFEENPNLVYNESLDLVGDIPVEITVELGRTSKRIGEILELGQGTVLELDKLVGEALSIYANGKYIAKGEVIVIDDNFGVRVTEIENSNKKIIEKV, encoded by the coding sequence ATGGCAAGTGATATGTTATCTCAAGAAGAAATTGATGCTTTGTTAAAAGGTGATTCAAATAATGATGTTAAGGTTGATTTCTATGAAGACGAAGATGATAATGAAAATAACATTGACAATAATAATGAAGATATATTGTCGATACTAGAAATTGATGCATTAGGTGAAATTGGTAATATAAGTATGGGAACTGCAGCTACTACTTTATCGACATTATTAAATAAAAAGGTAAGTATAACTACTCCAAAAGTAATAATAACAACTGCTGATGATTTAGCGGATGAATACAAGTTACCTCTTGTGGCTATAGATGTGAGCTATAAGGCTGGTTTACAGGGTTCAAATGTTCTAATTCTAGACTCTAATGATGCCAAAATAATTACTGATTTAATGATGGGTAAAGATGATTTTGATACTACAAGAGAGTTGACTGAATTAGATTTAAGTGCCGTAAGTGAAGCTATGAATCAAATGATGGGATCCGCTTCAACTTCACTATCCGAAATGTTTATGAAAAAAATTGACATTGAGCCTCCGAGATCTTTGGAAATGACTCTTGCAGAGGGGAAAAATCAAATAGATTTATTAAGTTCAAATTCTTCAATTATTAAGATTTCTTTTAAGATGGTAATTGGAGATATAATAGATAGTAATATTATGCAGTTAATACCTTTAGAGTTTGGAAAACATTTGGTGGATAGCTTGATGAGTACATCTAGTTCTAATAATGATGTAGTTGTACCAGATTTCATAAGTGAACCAGAAAATATAAGCTTCAAGGAACCTTCTTTAGCAAATAAAGAGGAAAAACGACACAATATTTCCCAAAACTATTCAAGACCTGTTGATAGAACGACAAATGTTGGTTATAATGGTATTAGTAGGAAAGAAGAAAAAGTAATTATAACAAAACCAGAATTTCAGACTTTTGAGGAGAATCCTAATCTAGTATATAATGAATCTCTTGATTTAGTAGGAGATATTCCAGTGGAAATTACTGTCGAATTAGGTAGGACAAGTAAGAGAATTGGTGAGATATTAGAGCTTGGACAAGGAACTGTTTTAGAATTGGACAAGTTAGTAGGAGAAGCGTTAAGTATTTATGCCAATGGTAAATACATTGCTAAAGGTGAAGTCATAGTTATTGATGATAATTTTGGTGTTAGAGTAACAGAAATAGAAAATTCGAACAAAAAAATTATTGAGAAAGTATAA
- the flhA gene encoding flagellar biosynthesis protein FlhA yields the protein MKLGDILVALAIIGIILIIIIPVPTGVLDFLLSLNISLSLLILLLSMYAEDALKITVFPSLLLLTTLYRLALNISTTRGILLNADAGNVIEAFGNFVIGGDYIVGLIIFLIIVLINFLVITKGAERVSEVAARFTLDAMPGKQMAIDADLNSGLINEDEAKQRRKDVQTYADFYGAMDGASKFVKGDAIAGIIITIINIGAGFLIGIIGKGMALDEALQRYTLLTVGDGLVGQIPALLISTATGLIVTRAASDSNLGQDLIKQLFGNNPIILYIIAGVMFALGIFTPLPVVANILLGVIFIAAGLKSKKVSKEQLIEPIQEMSEAEELRRPENVLGLLKVDDIELEFGYGLIPLADVSQGGDILDRIIMIRRQIAMELGLVVPIVRVRDNIQLNPNEYLIRIRGVKASKGEVYFDHYLAMDPGMGEGDIEGIDTVEPAFGLPAKWVTEKEREKAEIFGYTVVDPPSVIATHLTEVIKERAYELIGRQDVKTLIENVREEYPAVVEEVVPKILSLGEVQKVLSNLLREQISIRDMVTILETLADYGNITSDTDLLTEYVRQRMSGYITNKYVDDNSINVVTLDNSVEELIMNSINKTETGSYLSIDPNKAQTILNNTFKTMQKLTSIGEQPIVLTAPIVRLYFKKLTEQMTRDVIVVSYNEIESNVEVQSVGVVGI from the coding sequence ATGAAGTTAGGTGATATTTTAGTTGCTTTAGCCATAATTGGAATTATACTTATTATTATTATACCTGTACCTACAGGTGTTTTAGACTTTTTACTAAGTTTGAATATTTCTCTATCCTTATTGATTTTATTACTGTCCATGTACGCAGAAGATGCATTAAAAATTACAGTTTTTCCATCTTTATTATTGCTCACCACATTATATAGACTTGCCCTTAATATTTCTACTACTAGAGGTATTCTTTTAAATGCAGATGCTGGTAATGTCATAGAGGCTTTTGGAAACTTTGTAATTGGGGGAGACTATATCGTTGGTTTAATAATATTTTTAATTATCGTTTTAATAAATTTTTTAGTTATAACTAAAGGTGCAGAACGTGTTTCAGAAGTTGCTGCTAGATTCACATTAGACGCTATGCCAGGTAAGCAGATGGCAATAGATGCTGATTTAAATTCAGGACTAATTAATGAAGATGAAGCAAAGCAAAGAAGAAAAGATGTGCAAACATATGCTGATTTCTATGGGGCTATGGATGGAGCCAGCAAATTTGTAAAGGGCGATGCAATCGCGGGTATTATTATTACTATTATTAACATCGGTGCAGGGTTTTTGATTGGTATTATAGGAAAGGGAATGGCTCTAGATGAGGCTCTCCAAAGATATACATTATTAACTGTAGGAGATGGACTTGTAGGACAAATTCCAGCTCTGCTTATTTCCACCGCTACTGGCTTAATTGTAACTAGGGCTGCATCTGATTCTAACTTAGGCCAGGATTTAATTAAACAATTGTTTGGTAATAATCCAATAATATTATATATAATTGCAGGAGTTATGTTTGCTTTAGGTATATTTACACCTTTACCTGTGGTAGCAAATATTCTACTAGGTGTTATATTTATAGCTGCTGGATTAAAATCTAAAAAAGTTAGTAAAGAGCAACTAATTGAACCTATACAGGAAATGTCAGAGGCAGAGGAACTAAGAAGACCAGAAAATGTATTAGGATTATTGAAAGTTGATGACATAGAACTAGAATTTGGTTATGGGCTTATCCCACTTGCAGATGTAAGTCAAGGGGGAGACATTTTAGACAGAATCATTATGATAAGACGTCAGATTGCAATGGAACTTGGCTTAGTTGTACCAATAGTGAGAGTAAGAGATAATATTCAACTAAATCCAAATGAATATTTAATTAGAATAAGAGGAGTTAAGGCATCCAAGGGTGAAGTATATTTTGATCATTATTTAGCTATGGACCCTGGAATGGGAGAAGGGGATATAGAAGGTATAGATACTGTTGAGCCAGCTTTTGGATTACCAGCTAAATGGGTTACTGAGAAAGAGAGAGAAAAGGCTGAAATATTTGGTTATACAGTTGTTGACCCTCCTTCAGTAATTGCTACACATCTAACTGAAGTAATTAAGGAGAGAGCTTACGAATTAATTGGTAGGCAAGATGTTAAGACTTTAATAGAAAATGTTAGAGAAGAATATCCAGCAGTAGTAGAAGAAGTAGTGCCAAAGATATTATCATTAGGTGAAGTTCAAAAGGTATTATCAAATTTACTTAGAGAGCAAATTAGCATCAGAGATATGGTTACAATATTAGAAACATTAGCAGACTATGGTAATATAACTAGTGATACAGATTTATTGACAGAATATGTTAGACAAAGAATGTCAGGATATATAACTAATAAATATGTAGATGATAATAGTATTAATGTGGTTACTTTAGACAACTCAGTAGAAGAGCTTATTATGAACTCTATTAACAAGACTGAGACTGGATCATATTTATCCATTGATCCAAACAAAGCACAAACAATTCTTAACAATACTTTTAAGACAATGCAAAAACTAACATCTATTGGTGAACAACCAATAGTATTAACAGCACCAATAGTGAGACTATATTTCAAAAAATTAACAGAGCAAATGACTAGAGATGTAATAGTAGTATCATATAATGAGATTGAATCAAATGTTGAAGTTCAATCTGTTGGGGTGGTAGGTATATAG
- a CDS encoding response regulator, whose protein sequence is MANGILIVDDASFMRMMIKDILSKNGFVILGEADNGLKAIEKFKELNPDLVIMDITMPEMDGIQAVKEIKKISNSAKIVMCSAMGQQAMVIEAIQAGAKDFIVKPFQADRVVEAVKKALS, encoded by the coding sequence ATGGCAAATGGAATTTTAATCGTAGATGATGCATCATTTATGAGAATGATGATAAAGGATATTTTATCAAAAAATGGATTTGTAATACTTGGAGAGGCTGATAATGGGCTGAAAGCTATAGAAAAATTCAAAGAGTTAAATCCTGACTTAGTTATTATGGATATTACCATGCCTGAGATGGACGGTATTCAAGCTGTCAAAGAAATTAAAAAGATTAGCAATAGTGCTAAAATAGTAATGTGTTCTGCTATGGGACAGCAAGCCATGGTTATTGAAGCTATACAAGCTGGAGCAAAGGACTTTATTGTGAAACCTTTCCAAGCAGACAGAGTTGTAGAAGCTGTTAAAAAGGCTCTTAGTTAA
- the fliQ gene encoding flagellar biosynthesis protein FliQ, producing the protein MNNVDMLRLAQDAIRTVLFTAAPMLIISLIVGLIVSVIQAVTQIQEATLAFVPKIVAVFISILIFGPWIIKLITEFTSGLLTNINLYIY; encoded by the coding sequence ATGAATAATGTGGATATGTTAAGATTAGCACAAGATGCTATTAGAACTGTTCTTTTCACAGCAGCTCCTATGTTAATAATAAGTTTAATTGTAGGATTGATTGTTAGCGTCATTCAAGCTGTTACTCAGATTCAAGAGGCAACATTGGCATTCGTTCCAAAGATAGTGGCAGTATTTATATCTATACTTATATTCGGTCCATGGATTATTAAACTAATTACTGAATTTACTTCTGGATTACTTACTAATATTAATTTATATATTTACTAA
- the fliP gene encoding flagellar type III secretion system pore protein FliP (The bacterial flagellar biogenesis protein FliP forms a type III secretion system (T3SS)-type pore required for flagellar assembly.), translating to MMKKSIKIVIFIITLVMIFSTTVSAESNFSLFGNNISLEDNNEPQNYVFSLQLLFVLTILTLAPSILIMMTGFTRILISLSFIRSALGLQQTPPNQVIIGLSLFLTFFIMAPIATDINNEAIQPFLREEITQDVALERGMKPIRSFMFKQTRDKDIGLFLSMSDTDGVDNIDEIPTHVIIPAFIISELKTAFQIGFIIYIPFLVIDMVVASTLMAMGMMMLPPVIISLPFKILLFVLVDGWNLIVKSLVLGFK from the coding sequence ATGATGAAGAAAAGTATTAAAATAGTTATTTTTATTATTACTCTAGTGATGATTTTTTCTACTACTGTTTCAGCAGAATCAAATTTTTCATTATTCGGAAACAACATTTCACTAGAAGATAATAATGAACCTCAAAATTATGTATTTTCACTTCAGCTCCTCTTTGTTTTAACTATTCTTACATTAGCTCCATCTATTCTGATTATGATGACTGGCTTTACAAGAATTCTTATTTCTTTATCATTCATCAGGAGTGCTTTAGGGTTACAACAAACACCTCCAAATCAAGTTATTATTGGATTATCTTTATTTCTAACTTTTTTTATAATGGCTCCAATAGCTACAGATATAAATAATGAAGCTATTCAGCCTTTTTTAAGGGAAGAAATTACTCAAGATGTAGCTTTGGAGAGAGGAATGAAACCTATACGTAGCTTCATGTTTAAACAAACTCGAGATAAAGATATAGGTTTATTTTTGAGTATGAGTGATACTGATGGTGTAGACAATATCGACGAGATACCTACACATGTAATTATACCAGCATTTATTATTAGTGAGCTAAAGACAGCGTTTCAAATAGGATTTATTATTTATATACCTTTTTTAGTAATTGACATGGTTGTAGCCAGTACTTTAATGGCAATGGGAATGATGATGTTGCCTCCAGTGATTATATCATTGCCCTTTAAAATATTGTTGTTTGTATTGGTAGATGGATGGAATTTGATTGTGAAATCCTTAGTACTTGGATTTAAATAG
- the fliR gene encoding flagellar biosynthetic protein FliR, whose protein sequence is MEEIIDLLLNEFQLFLLVMVRTSGIFIFSPFFSSQNIPNTMKIGLTLSISLLISLVLPSSYDFTNDMLVLILVKELIIGIIIGYISYAFFSAFYVMGQIGDMKIGFGMANVIDPQNKVQVPLMGNFYYIISFLLLLGINGHHIIITALVDSYTFLPIGSFQYTGDVINILINTLVKSFEIGFKLSTPIVAIIFLTDVILGIISKTIPQMNVFVVGMPLKVMIGLLIILISMPVFFNAAQGIFDIITNDIYNFLKI, encoded by the coding sequence ATGGAAGAAATTATTGATTTGCTTTTGAATGAGTTTCAGTTATTTTTACTGGTTATGGTTAGAACTTCTGGGATCTTTATATTTTCTCCATTTTTTAGTTCGCAAAATATACCAAATACCATGAAAATAGGTCTTACTCTTTCTATATCTTTATTAATATCATTGGTACTACCTTCTTCATATGATTTTACAAATGATATGTTGGTGTTGATATTAGTTAAGGAATTAATTATTGGAATTATAATAGGATACATAAGTTATGCTTTTTTTTCAGCTTTTTATGTAATGGGCCAAATTGGCGATATGAAAATTGGATTTGGTATGGCAAATGTAATAGACCCCCAAAATAAGGTTCAAGTTCCTTTGATGGGAAATTTCTATTATATTATTTCTTTTTTATTATTATTAGGTATTAATGGACATCATATTATAATTACTGCTTTAGTAGATAGTTATACATTTTTACCTATCGGTAGTTTTCAATATACAGGTGATGTTATAAATATTCTCATTAATACTTTGGTAAAATCTTTTGAAATAGGATTTAAGCTCAGTACGCCAATAGTTGCAATTATATTTCTGACAGATGTAATACTAGGTATTATATCAAAAACTATACCACAGATGAATGTTTTCGTAGTTGGTATGCCTCTAAAGGTAATGATTGGATTGTTAATTATACTAATTAGTATGCCAGTATTCTTCAATGCTGCTCAGGGTATTTTTGATATAATTACTAATGATATTTATAACTTCTTAAAGATTTAA
- a CDS encoding flagellar biosynthesis protein FlhF, which yields MKIKKYIGQTAHEAMLKLKMELGPDAVVLNTKTIRAKGFWGFLKKPLVEITAAFEEKDLLKVKSINNYESKLNNINEELIELKNIMKNIPVNKNDSDDLVLIMDEWNKRLINNGVDPFISSKLLKEIEEQFNLKEKDNATIKKIVRYSLSEILGSPQSIQINEKQKIIYFIGPTGVGKTTTLAKIAANLVLENKYDIGLITSDTYRIAAVEQLKIYSEILQLPLEIAYNTDDMTKSLNSFNTKDVIFVDTAGRNHNDYLQLEELKKIMNATENKEVFLLINATIDFKVLNNLLDKYNFIDNYKLIITKIDEAENYGNILNIKYFSNKELSYYTTGQNVPDDIKIVSIEDIVEKLIEEKNHHGSGR from the coding sequence ATGAAAATCAAGAAATATATAGGACAAACTGCTCATGAAGCAATGTTAAAATTAAAGATGGAGTTAGGCCCTGATGCTGTTGTACTAAACACTAAAACTATCAGGGCTAAGGGCTTTTGGGGTTTTTTAAAGAAGCCTCTAGTTGAAATTACAGCTGCCTTTGAGGAGAAGGATTTATTAAAAGTAAAATCCATTAATAATTATGAGTCTAAATTAAATAATATTAACGAAGAACTAATTGAATTAAAAAATATCATGAAAAATATACCAGTTAATAAAAATGACAGTGATGACCTAGTACTAATTATGGATGAATGGAATAAAAGACTTATTAACAATGGCGTAGATCCTTTTATTTCAAGTAAACTACTAAAGGAAATCGAAGAACAATTTAATCTAAAAGAAAAAGATAACGCAACTATTAAAAAGATTGTTAGATATAGCTTATCAGAGATTTTAGGTAGTCCTCAATCCATACAAATTAATGAGAAACAAAAGATCATATACTTTATTGGTCCCACCGGTGTTGGAAAAACTACAACTTTAGCTAAGATAGCTGCTAATTTAGTTCTTGAGAACAAATACGATATTGGACTAATTACATCTGATACTTATAGGATTGCTGCAGTGGAACAACTAAAGATTTATAGCGAAATTTTACAATTACCTCTAGAAATAGCATATAATACGGATGATATGACTAAATCATTAAATAGCTTTAATACGAAAGATGTTATTTTTGTTGATACAGCTGGAAGAAATCATAATGATTATTTGCAATTAGAAGAGTTGAAAAAAATTATGAATGCTACTGAAAATAAAGAAGTCTTTTTGTTAATTAATGCAACCATAGACTTTAAGGTACTAAATAATTTACTGGACAAGTATAATTTTATAGATAATTACAAGCTAATTATTACTAAAATTGATGAAGCTGAAAACTATGGAAATATTTTAAACATTAAATATTTTTCTAATAAAGAACTCTCATATTATACAACTGGGCAAAATGTGCCAGATGATATTAAAATAGTTAGCATAGAGGATATTGTAGAAAAGCTTATTGAGGAGAAAAACCATCATGGATCAGGCAGATAA
- the flhB gene encoding flagellar biosynthesis protein FlhB, with protein MILKINLQLFASDEKTEKPSPKKRRDAREEGRVLQSKEINTVVILFSCFFGLKLFGGFITNQLEQFMMDIFSEISSIETFLNPNNLMINSLKILTLFLIVISPILAVAFLSSLIINYFQVGFLFTSKTLKIKFDRLNPVEGFKKIFSKRALMELLKSILKIGLVGYVAVKYANDQITRIIKYSSMESFDSFIDFSNLMFDFVLRILGVLLILAFMDYFFQWREHEKNLKMTKQEVKEEYKQSEGDPFIKGKIKEKQRRMAMSRMMQDIPKADVIITNPTHYAVAIKYDKDSYDAPYVLGKGADMIAQNIKKIGKESNVPIVENRILARTIYDSTEIGDMISEELYEAVAEVLAYVYSLKDNF; from the coding sequence ATGATTTTAAAAATAAATTTACAATTATTTGCATCTGACGAAAAGACAGAAAAACCTAGTCCAAAAAAAAGAAGAGATGCTAGAGAAGAAGGAAGAGTACTTCAAAGCAAAGAAATCAATACTGTAGTAATATTGTTTTCTTGTTTTTTCGGATTAAAATTATTTGGTGGATTTATTACTAATCAATTAGAACAATTTATGATGGATATTTTTAGTGAAATTAGTAGCATTGAAACATTTTTAAACCCTAATAATCTAATGATCAACTCTTTAAAAATACTAACTTTGTTTTTAATAGTTATTTCACCAATTTTAGCAGTAGCATTCTTATCCTCATTAATTATTAACTATTTTCAAGTAGGTTTTTTATTCACTTCAAAAACCTTGAAAATTAAATTTGACAGGTTAAATCCTGTAGAAGGTTTTAAAAAAATATTTTCAAAACGCGCTCTTATGGAACTTTTAAAGTCAATCTTGAAGATTGGATTAGTAGGCTATGTAGCAGTTAAATATGCTAACGATCAAATAACTAGAATAATTAAGTATTCAAGCATGGAAAGTTTTGACTCATTTATAGATTTCTCAAATCTGATGTTTGATTTTGTACTTCGTATTCTAGGAGTATTACTTATTCTAGCATTTATGGATTATTTCTTCCAATGGAGAGAACATGAAAAGAATCTTAAAATGACAAAGCAAGAAGTTAAAGAGGAATATAAGCAATCTGAAGGCGATCCATTTATTAAAGGAAAAATCAAAGAAAAGCAAAGAAGAATGGCAATGAGTAGAATGATGCAGGATATACCAAAAGCTGATGTTATTATTACAAACCCTACTCATTATGCAGTAGCTATAAAATATGACAAGGATAGCTACGATGCTCCTTATGTACTAGGTAAAGGTGCAGACATGATCGCACAAAATATTAAGAAGATTGGTAAAGAAAGCAATGTACCAATTGTAGAAAATAGAATCCTTGCGAGAACTATATATGATTCCACTGAAATTGGTGATATGATATCAGAGGAACTTTATGAAGCAGTTGCTGAAGTTTTAGCTTATGTATATAGTCTTAAGGATAATTTTTAG
- the fliL gene encoding flagellar basal body-associated FliL family protein — protein MSKNTTIIIVLVLLVALIGGIAVGIFFFPRNSGEEKGKKVETYTITLEDLYCNIKDSKRILKTKITIETVSETTLENLTEKQFLVRDEVNKIITNLTEEELRGEEGQIDLQNKIKTNIVKLFDDESIINIYFNDFIIQ, from the coding sequence ATGTCGAAGAACACTACTATAATAATTGTTTTAGTTTTATTAGTAGCATTAATTGGTGGTATAGCTGTGGGCATATTCTTCTTTCCAAGAAATTCTGGAGAAGAAAAGGGAAAAAAGGTTGAAACCTATACCATTACCTTAGAAGATCTATATTGTAATATTAAAGACAGTAAAAGAATATTAAAAACTAAGATTACAATAGAGACTGTAAGTGAAACAACACTTGAGAACCTAACTGAAAAACAATTTTTAGTAAGGGATGAAGTAAATAAGATAATTACTAACTTAACAGAAGAAGAATTAAGAGGAGAAGAAGGACAAATTGATTTACAAAATAAAATTAAGACAAATATAGTAAAATTGTTTGATGATGAGAGTATAATTAATATATATTTTAATGATTTTATAATTCAATAA
- a CDS encoding MinD/ParA family protein, with protein sequence MDQADKLRKIMNTNIIKDEENLNKENKAKVISISSGKGGVGKTNFAINFSISLSRLNYKVVIIDADIGLSNIEILAGVNMNYTLADIVLSDKTIFDIMGNGPEGIKIISGGSGLKELKLFDNDNILKLMKEIENLQSTVDYIIIDTGAGISPAVTDFIMTSSELIVVCTPDPTSLMDSYTLIKSVIHTEYKGHISVVTNLVSGRNEGKEIYTKLSNTSNNFLGVQVDYLGYIERNELVTQGIRNQIPFTVSHPNSPISKRINTMAMNFLDNQALVKKDIKLSFAKKIFDIFSRRGD encoded by the coding sequence ATGGATCAGGCAGATAAGTTAAGAAAAATAATGAACACAAATATTATTAAAGATGAAGAAAATCTTAATAAAGAAAACAAGGCAAAGGTTATTTCTATATCTAGTGGTAAAGGAGGAGTAGGGAAAACTAATTTCGCTATCAATTTTTCTATTTCTTTAAGTAGGTTAAACTATAAGGTTGTTATAATAGATGCTGATATAGGGTTAAGTAATATTGAAATATTAGCAGGTGTGAATATGAATTATACTTTAGCCGACATTGTCTTGTCTGACAAAACTATATTCGATATTATGGGGAATGGACCTGAGGGTATTAAGATTATTTCAGGTGGATCAGGATTGAAAGAGTTGAAGTTATTTGATAATGATAATATTTTAAAGTTAATGAAAGAGATTGAAAATTTGCAATCTACTGTAGACTACATTATTATTGATACAGGAGCAGGTATTTCTCCTGCTGTTACTGATTTCATTATGACTTCGTCTGAGTTAATTGTTGTATGTACGCCTGATCCAACTTCACTTATGGACTCCTATACCTTAATAAAATCTGTAATACATACTGAGTATAAAGGCCATATAAGTGTAGTCACTAATTTAGTTTCTGGTAGAAATGAAGGCAAGGAGATATATACCAAGTTGTCTAATACTTCTAATAATTTTCTTGGAGTTCAAGTAGATTATTTGGGGTATATAGAAAGAAATGAACTTGTTACTCAGGGTATTAGAAATCAAATACCATTTACCGTTTCTCATCCAAACAGTCCGATTTCTAAAAGAATTAATACTATGGCTATGAATTTTTTAGATAATCAAGCTTTAGTTAAGAAGGATATTAAGTTAAGCTTTGCAAAAAAAATATTTGATATTTTTTCAAGAAGAGGTGATTAA
- the fliM gene encoding flagellar motor switch protein FliM encodes MSEVMSQSEIDALLNALSTGEVDVEEIKEVDNSKKTRKYDFKNPQKISKEQLRTLETIHENFSRFMQTFLTGYLRAPVKITILTVDQFAYSEFSNALSNPAFLSIIDFSPLNGEILIDISTNIIYTIIDRLLGGDGSQKQDTRNFTEIELSLLKNMMQKIVIDFKEAWTNVIELKPSLDKIETNPQFAQIVPPNETIALITMSIEIGQSEGMMNICIPYILLEPVLDKLNTKFWFSSSTEKHSIVEEKVIKERILQTRVPMVAQLGSTIAPVRDIVNLHIGDVIRLDSSENNTISIKVGSNVKFKGEMGAMNNRMAVKIVEVVKDGEIINGK; translated from the coding sequence TTGTCTGAAGTAATGTCACAAAGTGAGATTGATGCCCTTCTCAATGCTTTAAGTACTGGTGAAGTAGATGTTGAAGAAATTAAAGAAGTTGATAATTCAAAGAAGACAAGAAAATATGATTTTAAAAATCCACAGAAAATCTCTAAAGAACAGTTAAGAACTTTAGAAACTATACATGAGAATTTTAGTAGATTTATGCAAACATTTTTGACAGGATATCTACGGGCGCCAGTAAAGATTACTATATTAACAGTAGACCAATTTGCCTATAGTGAATTTAGTAATGCATTATCTAATCCTGCTTTTCTAAGTATTATTGATTTCAGTCCTTTAAATGGAGAGATACTAATAGATATATCAACAAATATTATCTACACTATAATTGATAGGCTACTAGGCGGAGACGGGTCACAAAAACAAGATACAAGAAATTTTACTGAAATAGAACTATCTTTATTAAAAAATATGATGCAAAAAATAGTAATAGACTTTAAGGAAGCATGGACAAATGTTATTGAATTGAAACCATCTTTAGATAAAATTGAAACTAATCCTCAATTCGCTCAAATAGTCCCACCAAACGAAACAATAGCCTTAATTACTATGAGTATTGAAATTGGTCAGTCAGAAGGAATGATGAATATTTGCATCCCATATATATTATTGGAACCAGTTCTTGATAAGTTAAATACTAAGTTTTGGTTTAGTAGTTCTACTGAAAAGCACTCTATAGTAGAAGAAAAAGTAATTAAAGAGAGAATTTTACAAACTAGAGTACCGATGGTAGCACAATTAGGCTCAACCATTGCTCCTGTAAGAGATATTGTTAATCTTCATATTGGAGATGTTATTAGATTAGACAGCAGTGAAAATAATACTATTTCTATAAAGGTAGGGAGTAATGTAAAATTTAAAGGTGAGATGGGTGCTATGAATAACAGAATGGCTGTAAAAATAGTTGAAGTCGTAAAGGATGGTGAAATTATTAATGGCAAGTGA